One region of Chloroflexota bacterium genomic DNA includes:
- a CDS encoding DUF4260 domain-containing protein, with protein sequence MTARHARPGGSVSGAPAVWLRIEGLAGFIVGIAIYLANGGQVLFLIPLLLAVDLSMIGYLIGPRPGSVTYNLAHNWAVGLLVLGAGWASAAVPALLVGSVLIAHVGIDRLAGYGLKYPSSFGDTHLGRIGR encoded by the coding sequence GTGACGGCGCGGCATGCCAGGCCCGGCGGCAGCGTGAGCGGGGCGCCCGCGGTCTGGCTGCGGATCGAGGGCCTCGCCGGCTTCATCGTGGGGATCGCGATCTACCTCGCAAACGGGGGCCAGGTCCTCTTCCTCATCCCGCTCCTCCTCGCCGTCGATCTCTCGATGATCGGCTATCTCATCGGCCCTCGACCGGGGAGCGTGACGTACAACCTCGCCCATAACTGGGCCGTCGGGCTCCTCGTCCTCGGCGCTGGCTGGGCGTCCGCCGCCGTGCCGGCGCTCCTCGTCGGCTCGGTCCTGATCGCGCACGTCGGGATCGACCGTCTTGCCGGCTACGGGCTCAAATACCCGAGCTCGTTCGGGGACACCCACCTCGGGCGCATCGGGCGCTGA